Genomic DNA from Pseudomonas helmanticensis:
ACCGGTCAGCGCGTAGGCGCTGTCGAACAGCAGCCCGACGCCGACCAGCAAGCCACCTAACAGGGCGAACTGGCTCAGCACTGGCGCGCCATCATTAACGATGAATTGCGGTAGCAGCACCGAGCAGAACAGCAGTGCCTTGGGATTGAGCAGGTTGGTCAGCAAACCGCGACGAATCGCTTCGCGCCACTGTCCATGGCTGTCGGCAATGTCGCTGGCGTTGAGGTTCGGCAGCAGCGTGCTGCGCAGGCATTGAATGCCGATCCACAGCAGATACGCGGCGCCTGCCAGCCGTACCACTTCGAATGTCCACGGTGCCGCCTTGAACAGCGCCGCCAGCCCCAGCGCCGCCAACGCGACATGGCAACCCCGAGCAATCCCCAGGCCGATCGCGGTGGCCAATGCGGCTCCGCGACCCTGACGTGCGCCGGTTTGCAGTAGCAGGATCATGTCCGGTCCGGGCAATAGATAAACCACTGCCAGCGCCAGGAAAAACAGCCAGAGACTTGCCATGTTGCCGCCCTTTCGTTGTCGATTCGGTGGTCCAAGTCTAGGGCGCAAGGGTGGGGCAGGTGCTTGCGTAGTTGGCTTCAAAAAAGCTCGGTATTGGCATAACCTGCTTCTTTTTGTGTTTCAACCATCAGGATCTGCCAAGCATGAAACTCGACGCCTTTGACCGGAAGATTCTTGCCGCGCTGCAACGTAACGGACGCCTGAGCAATGTCGAGCTGGCGGATGAGATCGGTTTGTCGGCATCGCCATGTCTGCGCCGCGTGCGCATGCTGGAAGAAGCGGGGGTGATCCGTGGCTATCAGGCCAATCTGGATCGCGATGAAGTGGGGCTGGGGCTGACGGTGTTTGTCGGGGTCAAGGTCGAGCGCCATAACGACGAGCAGGCGGAAGCGTTCTACCGGGCGGTGACGGCGTTGCCGGAGGTGATTTCAGCGTTTCTGGTGTCCGGTGAATCGGACTTTCTGCTGCAAGTGGTGGTGCCCGATCTGCGCGCGTATGACCGTTTTCTCAGCGGTTGTCTGCTGAAACTGCCAGGCGTGAGTGATATTCGCAGCAACTTTGCGATTCATACGGTGAAGACGCCGGGGGCATTGCCGCTTGGGCATCTGCCTGCCTGAAGAGCAAAGATCGCAGCCTTCGGCAGCTCCTACAGGGGTACGCATTTCATCCCCTCGACATTCATCGCCGCCTGCCGCAACGCCTCCGACCGTGTCGGATGCGGATGACAGGTCAGCGCAATGTCCTCGGCCGAAGCACTGAACGCCGTCGCCACACAGAACTCGCCAATCATTTCGCTCACGCTCGGGCCCACCAGGTGCACGCCGAGTACTTCGTCCGTGCGCTCGTCGGCGAGGACTTTGGCAAAGCCTACGGTCTCGTGGTTAACCTTTCCCGGGCCATCGATGTGGCCCCAGCCCTTGATCCAGTCGACCTTGTTCTAAAATTTCGAACGCAAAATGTGCGTTTGTGGACATTTCGGTCAAGGCTTCAGGCAAGCGACAGGTTGGGCGCCATTGAATAAGCGCAATTGTGTACGAATATTTCACGCTTTTCGTTATATCGTAACGATATGAACAGCGAGCCAATGATGTTGGGGTGATATGCAAGTCGATCTGGAGGTTGATGGCACGCAAGTGACCGGACTGCCGCGCTTTCAACAGGCGGCCACGCAGGGCAGACGATTGCGGCGTTGGGCGATCGGCTTGGGTGCATTGGCGGGTGCGGGCTGGGTGCTGGCGTTTTTTGTCGGGTTATTCGCACCGCAATCACTGTGGTTGCCGCTTTTGGTCAATCAGAGCGCAGCATTGCTGGTGTTGGTCGCAGGCCTGCAATCGGCTTGGTGGGTGACGCGCTGGCGCGCAGGGGTGATGAATCCTCAGGCGTTAACCCCGCTGGTGGTTGACGGGCCTCCCGCAGCCGATGGCTGGTATGAGCGCCTGCTCGATCGCCTTAGTCAGCGTGGCCTGCATCTGCTCGGGCAGATTGGTGCAGCGACGTTATGGTTGGGCGGGTGGGCGTTGCTGGTGCTACTTGGCATCGAGCAGGCGTGGAATCTGGCATTGCCGGCCGCCGCTGTCGGACTGTCCGCTACGGTGGGCGCGACGCTGGCGTTGCTGTTGGCGTTCGGTCTGTTGGTGCTGGAGCGGCAACTGGCCCAGGAAAATCCTGCGCAATGGCCAGAAGCAGGTTCGTTGGCACAATTGACGCGTGTCTCGATCATCAGTCTGGTGTTGGGTGCGGTGTGTTTGTTGTTTGCCGGCGAAAACTCCGTGTGGCCGGTTCGCGTTGCTGTGCTGATGGGTATTTTGCCGGGATTGGTCGCGATCGAGCTGCTATTGCGTGCCGTTCTTTCGGTTTTTAGCCCGCATCGCGAACAGCTCGAACCGCCGCTGCTGGCGCGCAGTTTTTTTGCCGACATGTTGCGTTGGCCGCCGCAGCCGCTACTCGCGTTGCAGCACGAATTGCACAACCGTTTCGGCATCGATCTGCGGCAGATCTGGGCTTTCAGTTACATGCGTCGTGCCTTTCTACCGGTGCTGGCGCTGGTCGCGGTGGTTGGCTGGTTGCTCACCGGTATTCATGAAATCCCGCTGCAAGGCCGTGGCATCTACGAGCGTTTCGGCAAACCTGTGGAGGTCTTCGGTCCGGGCTTACATAGCGGTTTACCGTGGCCTCTTGGGCGGGTGCTGAGCGTCGAAAACGGTGTAGTGCATGAGCTGGCAACCAGCGTCGGTGAAAACCCGACGCCTCTGCAAGCCGATCCCGCTGAGGGGCCGGCGCCGATGACGGCCAATCGGTTGTGGGACGCTAGCCACGTCAATGATAAATCCCAGGTCATCGCCAGCAGTCGGGGCGAGCAGCAGAGCTTTCAGATCGTCAACATGGACGTGCGGTTCGTCTATCGCATTGGTCTGAGCGATCAGGCAGCGCTGGCCGCGACCTACAACAGCGCCGATGTTCCGACGCTGATTCGCAGCACCGCCAGCCGGATTCTGGTGCACGATTTTGCCTCGCGCACACTGGACGGTTTGCTTGGAGCGGACAGGGTAGGGCTGGCCGATGAAATCGGTCGCGCGGTGCAGGATGATCTGCAAAAGCTCGACAGCGGAGTGGAAATTCTTGCCACGGTGGTCGAAGCCATTCATCCACCGGCCGGCGCCGCCAATGCCTACCACAGTGTGCAAGCGGCGCAGATTGGCGCGCAGGCGTTGATCTCGCGGGAGCGCGGCGCCGCCGCTGAAGCGAGTAATCAGGCGCAACTGCAGGCCAGCCTTGCGCGCGATCAGGCCAGCGCCAATGCGCGTGAAATCAACGCAGCGGCGCAGGCTGCGGACCTGAAATTCGCTGCCGAACAAAAAGCCTATGCCAGTGCCGGTCAGGCATTTGTGCTGGAGCAATACCTCGGTCAGCTCAGCCAAGGTCTGAGTAAAGCCAAATTGCTGATACTCGACCACCGCCTCGGCGGCAGCAACGCGCCGACCATCGACCTGCGTACGTTCACGCTGCCGGCTGACCCGACGCCCGCGCGCACCACCGCTCAACCAGGAGTTAGCCATTGAGCCAGTCGCATACTCACGAACCGCATGATCACAGCGGCCACGATCATGGTCGCGGCGGGCATCACCATCATCATGGTCATCATCACCACGGCGCGCCGGAAGAGGCGGGGCCGTTCCCGTGGCGACGCATGGGCTGGGCGGCGTTGCTGGTGGTATTTGCCATTGCTGCGGCGAGCCTGGTGCAAGTGCGCTCCGGCGAGGCCACGGTCATCACCCGTTTTGGTAACCCGTCGCGAGTGTTGCTCGAACCGGGTTTGAGCTGGCGCTGGCCGGCGCCGTTCGAGGCTGCGATCCCGGTCGATCTGCGTCTGCGCACCACCTCCAGCGGCTTGCAGGATGTCGGTACGCGTGACGGTTTGCGCATCATTGTGCAGGCGTATGTGGCTTGGCAGGTGCAGGGCGATCCGGACAATGTGCAGCGCTTCATGCGCGCGGTGCAGAATCAGCCTGACGAAGCGGCACGACAGATTCGCACCTTCGTCGGCTCGGCGCTGGAAACCACCGCGAGCAGTTTTGATCTGGCGAGTCTGGTCAATACTGACGCCAGTCAGGTGCGCATTGGCGATTTCGAAGCGCAATTGCGTCAGCAGATTGATCAGCAGTTGCTCGCCACTTACGGCGTGCGCGTGGTGCAGATTGGTATCGAACGTTTAACCTTGCCGTCGGTGACGCTGACCGCGACGGTCGATCGGATGCGTGCCGAGCGCGAAACAATTGCCACGGAACGTACGGCGATCGGCAAGCGAGAAGCGGCGCAGATCCGTTCTGCCGCCGAACGCGATGCGCGAATTGTGCAAGCCGATGCGACGGTGAAAGCCGCCGATATCGAAGCGCAATCTCGCGTCGAAGCGGCGCAGATCTACGGTCGTGCTTACGCCAGTTCGCCACAGCTCTACAACTTGCTGCGCTCGCTGGATACGCTCGGCACCATCGTCACGCCCGACACCAAACTGATTCTGCGTACGGATGCCGCACCATTCCGCGTGCTGGTCGATGGCCCGCCAACGCTCGACAGCAAAAGCGGATCGCAGCCATGAGTGAAGAAGTTCCACGTGGAACACATTCGCTCAATAGCCCATGGATTCAAGCGGGACGTTTGGCGTTTTTTGCCTTGTACGCGGTGACGGTACTGGCCGCATTGGCTTGGGCGTTCTCCAATGTGCGGCAGATCGACCCGCAGAATCGCGCGGTGGTTTTGCACTTTGGCGCGCTGGATCGCATTCAGAATGCCGGTCTGTTGTTGGCGTGGCCCCAGCCATTCGAGCAAGTGGTTTTGTTGCCAGCGGCGGATCGGGTCATCGAGCGCCGTGTGGAAAACCTGCTGCGCACGGATGAGGCGCTCAAGGCTGATCGGGTCGCCTCGTTCGCGACACCCTTGAGCGATGCATTGGCCGGCTCTGGTTATTTATTGACCGGTGACGCCGGTGTGGTGCAACTGGATGTCCGCGTGTTTTACAAAGTCACCGACCCGTATGATTTTGTCCTGCAAGGAGAACATGTCTTGCCGGCACTCGATCGTCTGGTGACACGCAGTGCTGTGGTACTGACAGCCGCGCGGGATCTGGACACCATTCTGGTCGCCCGACCGGAACTGATCGGTGCCGATAATCAGGCTGCCGAGCGTCGTGAAAAACTCCGTGGTGATCTGGTGCAAGGCATCAACCAACGTTTGGCGAACTTGAAGGCGAGCGGCCAGGGCATCGGCATTGAAGTAGCGCGAGTCGATGTGCAATCGAGTTTGCCGGACCCAGCGGTCAGCGCTTTCAACGCGGTCTTGACCGCCAGTCAGCAAGCCGACAAAGCCGTGGCCAACGCACGCACTGACGCCGAGAAACTCACTCAAACCGCCAACGAACTAGCTGACCGAACGTTGCAGGTCGCCCATGCACAGGCCGGCGAACGCCTGGCGAAAGCTTCTGCCGACACCGCCACCGTATCGAGTCTGGCCAGCGCCACCGACCCGCAAATGCTCCTGCGTCTGTACCGCGAGCGCATGCCGAAGATTCTCGGTCAGTCCGGATCGGTGACCACGGTCGACCCGAAAGACGATTCCCGCCTGATCATTCAGGGAGCCAGTAAATGAGCGCGACCACTGCTGCACCGAGCCTGTTGTCCTCGGCCGAACAACGCCGTGCGGCGCGTCAATTGACCTTGGCCATGCTCGCACTGGGTCTGCTGAGCCTCGGCTTGATTTGGCGCTGGATGATCCCGGAACAAACCGGCGTCAGTCAGTTACTGCTGGGTTTTGCCTCTTTATTGGTGGCTGTCCCGGTAATGCGTTCGGCGTGGTACAGCCTGCGTTACCCGAGTCTGCACGGGATTACCGATCAGTTGATCGCCTTGGCAATGCTTGGGGCGTGGGCGACCGGCGATCTGCTGACTGCGGCGTTGCTGCCGATCATCATGATCTTTGGCCATGTGCTGGAAGAGCGCAGCGTGATTGGTTCGCAGGAAGCGATTCATGCCCTCGCCCAACTGACCCGCAGCCACGCGCGTAAGGTTCAGGCGGATGGTTCGATCATCGAAGTGGATAATGGCACGCTGAAATCCGGCGACAGGGTTGAGGTGCGAGCCGGAGATCGGGTGCCGGCGGACGGTCGGGTACTGTCCGGACAGGCCAGCCTCGATACGGCCTCGATTACCGGTGAATCGGTGCCGGTGGAAGCGGGCGTCGGCATGACAGTGTTCGGTGGTGCAATCAACCTCGATGGTCTGCTGCGCATCGAAGTGACCCGCACGGGCGATGAATCGACACTGGGCAAAGTCATTGCCCTGATGCAAAACGCCGAACGTTCGAAGCCGCCAATTACCCGTTTGCTCGAGCGTTATGCCGGCAGTTACATGGTGTTGGTGTTGCTGCTCGCGGCAGTGACCTGGTTTATCACCAATGATGCGCAAGCGATGCTTGCCGTGTTGGTCGCGGCCTGTCCGTGCGCATTGGTGTTGTCCGCCCCGGCGACGGCGATTGCCGGTGTGGCGGTGGCGGCGCGGCACGGCATTCTTATCCGCAGTTCGGCATTCCTCGAAGAACTGGCCGACCTCACCTCGCTGGTGGTCGACAAGACCGGCACTTTGACATATGGCACCTTGCGTTTGCAGTCGATCAACAGTCCGTGCGCCGATTCATCGACGGTCATGGCGTTGGCGGCCAGTCTCGGCGCGGCGAGCAGTCACCCGGTCAGCCGGGCTCTGGCGGGGCTGGTCAGTCAGGACGCGTGTTGGTCACTCAAGGATATTCATGAGCGCCAAGGCCTGGGTGTGGTCGCCATGACCGAGCAGGGCGAGGCGGCATTGGGCCGACCGGAGTTGTTTGGCCACCTGGGCATCGCCACGACAGCCGTGCCTGAGCACGACGGTCCGATTGCCGGCCTGGCGCTGAACGGTGAATTCCTCGCCTGGCTGTTGCTCGCCGACAGCGTCAAACCGGAAGCCCGCTTTGCCCTCAATGAGTTGCGTGAACTGGGGCTCGGACGGCAACTGTTGCTGACCGGTGATCGTCAGAGCGTGGCCCAGGCCCTGGCGCGAGATGTCGGCTTGCACGAGGTTGAAGCGCAAGCCTTGCCCGAGGACAAACTCAATCGCGTGCTCAAGGAAATCGACAATGGTTTCCGGCCAATGGTGGTCGGCGATGGCATCAACGATTCGCTGGCACTCAAGGCCGGTGTGGTCGGCGTGGCGATGGGCGTTGGCGGTGCCGACATCGCACTGGCCTCGGCCGACATCGTGCTGATCGGCAGTGACCTGCGCCGACTCGGCACCTGTGTGCGGCTGAGTCGTCAATGCCGGCGAACCTTGCAGGTCAACGTGATCATCGGTCTGGGCTGGACGCTGGTGATCGTGGTGTTCGCTGCATTCGGCTGGCTCGGCGCTGCCGGGGCGATGATTGCTGCGTTGCTGCATAACCTCAGCACCTTGCTGGTACTCGGCAACGCCGGACGTTTGCTGCGTTTTCAGGAGCCGCTGTTGAAGCTCAAGGAAGAAACCTGAAACTATTTTTCACACTTCTGTAACGCCGTCAGGGTCGCCCTCTCTAGTGCTATGTCGGGACTGAACAACCTTCCAGCCGACACCCCCTGACGATTACCGAGGATAAGAAAAATGACTATCAAGACCGCTGCTGCTGGTGCCGCTCTCGCTTTGGCCGCCGCCACGATGTTTGCCGGTGTCGCGACCAACGCAATGGCTGCCGATGCCAATGTTCACTGCTACGGCGTGAATGCCTGCAAAGGCCAGAACGACTGCAAGACCAAAGACCACGCCTGCAAAGGCATGGGTTCGTGCAAAGGCCAGGGCTTCAAGGCGATGACTCAGACGGCTTGCGACAAAGCAGGTGGCAAGGTCGGCGAATAACTGACCGGCAAGTGCCGCCGCAGTGGTTAACGCCACTGCGGCCACTTTTATCAGGAGTCCGCTCATGCCTGCTGTTCATCCTTTCCTTGGTTACGGCCTCGGCTTGCGTAGTGCCTATTACCAGCAGATCCTCGAACAGTCGCCGCACGTCGACTGGTTTGAAGTGGTCTCGGAAAATTTCATGGTGCAGGGCGGCAAGGCCCTGTATTACCTCGACGCCATCGCCGAGCGCTATCCGTTGGTGATGCACGGAGTGTCCTTGTCCATCGGTGGGCCGCATGCCCTCGATCCGGACTATCTCAAACAACTCAAGCAACTTGCTGACCGGGTCAAACCGGCATGGATCTCCGACCACTTGTGCTGGAGCCGTGGCAACGCGCATCAGTTGCATGATCTGCTGCCACTGCCGTACACCGCCGAAAGCCTTGTGTACATCGCCGGGCGAGTCGCGCAAGTGCAGGACGTGTTACAGCGGCCACTGGTGCTGGAGAACGTCTCCAGTTATGTGCGCGCCGCGTCGGATGATTTCACCGAGTGGGAATTTCTTGCCGCTCTGAGCCGGGAGAGCGGCTGCGAGTTGCTGCTGGACGTGAACAACGTCTACGTCAGTTCACGCAATCACGGTTTCGATCCGTGGGCCTTCATCGAGCATCTGCCTGTCGATAAAGTCCGCCAGTTGCACCTCGCCGGGCACAGCGACTATGGCGACTACGTGATCGACACCCATGACCATCCGGTGAGCGATCCGGTCTGGGCGCTGTATCGACGCACCTTAGAACACTTCGGCCCGGTGGCCACGTTGCTCGAGCGCGATGATCATTTTCCGCCCTTCGAAGAATTGCTCGATGAATTGCACACCGCGCGTGAACTGGGCGACCAGGTCCTGGCCAGGAGGCAACAATGCGCCTGAAAGAATGGCAACTGGCGTTCGAAGCGTTTCTGCTCGATGACGGTGCCAATGCCAATATGGCGTTGAGTGACAGCCTGATCGGTGGCCCGACACTGGATATCGACACTGGGCTGGCGATCTATCACAACGCCTACAAGGCGCGGTTGCTGGAAGTGCTGCGTGATGACTTTCCGAGCATCCTGCACTGGATGGGCGATGAAGAATTCGAGCGGCTCGCCACCGCGTACATCCGCGAAAACCCTTCAACTCATTACAGCCTGCGCTGGCTGGGTAGAGGCTTCGAAAGTTTTATCCGCGAGCATTTGATCCCGCAGCAGAGTGCCCCCTTGGCCGAATTGGCAGCGATGGAATGGGCATTCACCCTGGCCTTTGATGCGCCCGCCGGTGAACCGCTGACGATTGCAACAATGGCGACACTCGCCCCTGAAGAGTGGCCCGAGCTACAAGTCAAACCGAGCCCATCGTTGCAGTGGCAGATGTGCCGCTTCAATAGCCTTTCTCTGTGGCGGTCGCTGAAAGAGCAATCTGAATTTCCTGGCAGTACCACGCTGGAAATCCCTCAGGTCTGCCTGATCTGGCGTAACAACCTGATCTGCAACTACCGAAGCCTTGAACCTGCGGAAGCCGACGCGCTGAGTGGCTTGTTGCACGACGGCTGGAAATTCTCCGAACTGTGCGCTGCGCTGGCAGTCATTTATGGTGAGGGCGCACCACTTCAAGCTGTTACCTGGCTGAAACAGTGGGTTGAGGAAGGCTTGCTGGAGCGTCTGCAACGATAGATTTGGCTAATTAAATCGATAGCCTGCTATTTTTCAAGGATGGTCTACCCTCAGATCTGACGGTCTGAAACAAGGGGGATTTTCCATGCTCGCGCAACTTCCACCGGCCTTACAGAATCTGCAGCTACCGCTTCGACTGCGGCTCTGGGACGGCCATGAGTTCAATCTGGGGCCGGCGCCCAGCGTCACCATCGTGGTCAAGGACCCGCTGATGGTTACCCAGTTCACCCACCCAAGCCTTGATGCGCTGGGAGCGGCATTCGTTGAAGGCAAGCTCGAACTGGAGGGCTCGATCAGCGAGGTCATCCGGGTCTGCGACGAATTGAGTAATGCGTTGCTCGGCGACGATGACGACAGTCATCCTGTGCGCACCTTGCACGACAAGGAAACCGACGCCAAAGCCATCTCCTACCACTACGACCTGTCCAACGCGTTTTACCAGCTCTGGCTGGACAGCGACATGGCGTATTCCTGCGCGTATTTCGAAACGGGTAGCGAAACCCTGGAGCAGGCGCAGCAAGCCAAATTCCGCCATTTATGCCGCAAGCTGCGTTTGCAGCCGGGCGAATACTTGCTGGATGTCGGCTGCGGCTGGGGTGGTCTGGCACGTTTTGCCGCACGCGAATTCGGCGCGAAAGTCTTTGGCATCACGCTGAGCAAAGAACAACTGGAACTGGCGCGCGAGCGCGTGAAGGCCGAGGGCTTGGAGCATCAGATCGAACTGCAACTGCTCGACTACCGCGATCTGCCCCAGGACGGGCGTTTCGACAAAGTGGTCAGCGTTGGCATGTTCGAGCACGTCGGCCACGCCAATCTGGCCGAGTACTGCAAAACCCTGTTCGGCGCGGTGAAGGAGGGCGGTCTGGTGATGAACCACGGCATCACCGCCAAACACACCGATGGCCGTCCGGTGGGACGCGGTGCTGGCGACTTTATCGAAAAGTACGTGTTCCCCAATGGCGAGTTGCCGCACCTGGCGATGATCTCCGCCGAGATCAGCGAA
This window encodes:
- the hflK gene encoding protease modulator HflK, which codes for MSEEVPRGTHSLNSPWIQAGRLAFFALYAVTVLAALAWAFSNVRQIDPQNRAVVLHFGALDRIQNAGLLLAWPQPFEQVVLLPAADRVIERRVENLLRTDEALKADRVASFATPLSDALAGSGYLLTGDAGVVQLDVRVFYKVTDPYDFVLQGEHVLPALDRLVTRSAVVLTAARDLDTILVARPELIGADNQAAERREKLRGDLVQGINQRLANLKASGQGIGIEVARVDVQSSLPDPAVSAFNAVLTASQQADKAVANARTDAEKLTQTANELADRTLQVAHAQAGERLAKASADTATVSSLASATDPQMLLRLYRERMPKILGQSGSVTTVDPKDDSRLIIQGASK
- the hflK gene encoding protease modulator HflK, coding for MQVDLEVDGTQVTGLPRFQQAATQGRRLRRWAIGLGALAGAGWVLAFFVGLFAPQSLWLPLLVNQSAALLVLVAGLQSAWWVTRWRAGVMNPQALTPLVVDGPPAADGWYERLLDRLSQRGLHLLGQIGAATLWLGGWALLVLLGIEQAWNLALPAAAVGLSATVGATLALLLAFGLLVLERQLAQENPAQWPEAGSLAQLTRVSIISLVLGAVCLLFAGENSVWPVRVAVLMGILPGLVAIELLLRAVLSVFSPHREQLEPPLLARSFFADMLRWPPQPLLALQHELHNRFGIDLRQIWAFSYMRRAFLPVLALVAVVGWLLTGIHEIPLQGRGIYERFGKPVEVFGPGLHSGLPWPLGRVLSVENGVVHELATSVGENPTPLQADPAEGPAPMTANRLWDASHVNDKSQVIASSRGEQQSFQIVNMDVRFVYRIGLSDQAALAATYNSADVPTLIRSTASRILVHDFASRTLDGLLGADRVGLADEIGRAVQDDLQKLDSGVEILATVVEAIHPPAGAANAYHSVQAAQIGAQALISRERGAAAEASNQAQLQASLARDQASANAREINAAAQAADLKFAAEQKAYASAGQAFVLEQYLGQLSQGLSKAKLLILDHRLGGSNAPTIDLRTFTLPADPTPARTTAQPGVSH
- a CDS encoding LysE family translocator, with translation MASLWLFFLALAVVYLLPGPDMILLLQTGARQGRGAALATAIGLGIARGCHVALAALGLAALFKAAPWTFEVVRLAGAAYLLWIGIQCLRSTLLPNLNASDIADSHGQWREAIRRGLLTNLLNPKALLFCSVLLPQFIVNDGAPVLSQFALLGGLLVGVGLLFDSAYALTGAALGRWLHHSPTAQRVQQWLFGSLLIGFALRLTFVQQA
- a CDS encoding DNA-binding domain-containing protein — its product is MRLKEWQLAFEAFLLDDGANANMALSDSLIGGPTLDIDTGLAIYHNAYKARLLEVLRDDFPSILHWMGDEEFERLATAYIRENPSTHYSLRWLGRGFESFIREHLIPQQSAPLAELAAMEWAFTLAFDAPAGEPLTIATMATLAPEEWPELQVKPSPSLQWQMCRFNSLSLWRSLKEQSEFPGSTTLEIPQVCLIWRNNLICNYRSLEPAEADALSGLLHDGWKFSELCAALAVIYGEGAPLQAVTWLKQWVEEGLLERLQR
- the bufA2 gene encoding BufA2 family periplasmic bufferin-type metallophore is translated as MTIKTAAAGAALALAAATMFAGVATNAMAADANVHCYGVNACKGQNDCKTKDHACKGMGSCKGQGFKAMTQTACDKAGGKVGE
- the hflC gene encoding protease modulator HflC, with protein sequence MSQSHTHEPHDHSGHDHGRGGHHHHHGHHHHGAPEEAGPFPWRRMGWAALLVVFAIAAASLVQVRSGEATVITRFGNPSRVLLEPGLSWRWPAPFEAAIPVDLRLRTTSSGLQDVGTRDGLRIIVQAYVAWQVQGDPDNVQRFMRAVQNQPDEAARQIRTFVGSALETTASSFDLASLVNTDASQVRIGDFEAQLRQQIDQQLLATYGVRVVQIGIERLTLPSVTLTATVDRMRAERETIATERTAIGKREAAQIRSAAERDARIVQADATVKAADIEAQSRVEAAQIYGRAYASSPQLYNLLRSLDTLGTIVTPDTKLILRTDAAPFRVLVDGPPTLDSKSGSQP
- the cfaB gene encoding C17 cyclopropane fatty acid synthase CfaB, whose translation is MLAQLPPALQNLQLPLRLRLWDGHEFNLGPAPSVTIVVKDPLMVTQFTHPSLDALGAAFVEGKLELEGSISEVIRVCDELSNALLGDDDDSHPVRTLHDKETDAKAISYHYDLSNAFYQLWLDSDMAYSCAYFETGSETLEQAQQAKFRHLCRKLRLQPGEYLLDVGCGWGGLARFAAREFGAKVFGITLSKEQLELARERVKAEGLEHQIELQLLDYRDLPQDGRFDKVVSVGMFEHVGHANLAEYCKTLFGAVKEGGLVMNHGITAKHTDGRPVGRGAGDFIEKYVFPNGELPHLAMISAEISEAGLEVVDVESLRLHYARTLDHWSERLEDNLEAAGKLVPDQALRIWRLYLAGCAYAFARGWINLHQILAVKTHPDGSHELPWTRDDIYNP
- a CDS encoding Lrp/AsnC family transcriptional regulator — its product is MKLDAFDRKILAALQRNGRLSNVELADEIGLSASPCLRRVRMLEEAGVIRGYQANLDRDEVGLGLTVFVGVKVERHNDEQAEAFYRAVTALPEVISAFLVSGESDFLLQVVVPDLRAYDRFLSGCLLKLPGVSDIRSNFAIHTVKTPGALPLGHLPA
- a CDS encoding heavy metal translocating P-type ATPase produces the protein MSATTAAPSLLSSAEQRRAARQLTLAMLALGLLSLGLIWRWMIPEQTGVSQLLLGFASLLVAVPVMRSAWYSLRYPSLHGITDQLIALAMLGAWATGDLLTAALLPIIMIFGHVLEERSVIGSQEAIHALAQLTRSHARKVQADGSIIEVDNGTLKSGDRVEVRAGDRVPADGRVLSGQASLDTASITGESVPVEAGVGMTVFGGAINLDGLLRIEVTRTGDESTLGKVIALMQNAERSKPPITRLLERYAGSYMVLVLLLAAVTWFITNDAQAMLAVLVAACPCALVLSAPATAIAGVAVAARHGILIRSSAFLEELADLTSLVVDKTGTLTYGTLRLQSINSPCADSSTVMALAASLGAASSHPVSRALAGLVSQDACWSLKDIHERQGLGVVAMTEQGEAALGRPELFGHLGIATTAVPEHDGPIAGLALNGEFLAWLLLADSVKPEARFALNELRELGLGRQLLLTGDRQSVAQALARDVGLHEVEAQALPEDKLNRVLKEIDNGFRPMVVGDGINDSLALKAGVVGVAMGVGGADIALASADIVLIGSDLRRLGTCVRLSRQCRRTLQVNVIIGLGWTLVIVVFAAFGWLGAAGAMIAALLHNLSTLLVLGNAGRLLRFQEPLLKLKEET
- the bufB gene encoding MNIO family bufferin maturase, which translates into the protein MPAVHPFLGYGLGLRSAYYQQILEQSPHVDWFEVVSENFMVQGGKALYYLDAIAERYPLVMHGVSLSIGGPHALDPDYLKQLKQLADRVKPAWISDHLCWSRGNAHQLHDLLPLPYTAESLVYIAGRVAQVQDVLQRPLVLENVSSYVRAASDDFTEWEFLAALSRESGCELLLDVNNVYVSSRNHGFDPWAFIEHLPVDKVRQLHLAGHSDYGDYVIDTHDHPVSDPVWALYRRTLEHFGPVATLLERDDHFPPFEELLDELHTARELGDQVLARRQQCA